A region from the Hydra vulgaris chromosome 08, alternate assembly HydraT2T_AEP genome encodes:
- the LOC136083239 gene encoding zinc finger MYM-type protein 1-like, translated as MWLCYSPKLDAVYCEPCWLFSEERKAKDNWREHGVRDWRGLSKKIKIHENSQQHIFACCIYEKWRHNETIDKNIEEQIRYQSNFWVQVLERIVNITLALCKNSLAFRGHRESFDNEYNSNFLTQVQLLAKYDNVMKQVLSMPNGSIKYLSHQIQNEVIHCLATHLKATLTADINSSPFYSIIMDTTQDITKRDQLSQVFRYLKIIKNEKDEATSIEIKEVFLGFTEIYNHTAAGLHEEILNLLEKHHIKLSNCRGQGYDGANVMSGIYNGVQALFKKNQPNAM; from the coding sequence ATGTGGCTTTGCTATTCCCCAAAACTTGATGCCGTTTATTGCGAGCCTTGTTGGCTTTTCTCAGAAGAACGAAAAGCAAAGGATAACTGGCGTGAGCATGGTGTCAGAGATTGGCGTGgtctttctaaaaaaattaaaattcacgAAAATAGTCAACAACATATATTTGCTTGTTGCATTTATGAAAAATGGCGACATAATGAaacaattgataaaaatatagaagAACAAATACGATACCAATCAAATTTTTGGGTGCAAGTCTTAGAGCGGATAGTAAATATAACATTAGCACTTTGTAAAAATTCTTTGGCTTTTCGTGGTCATCGTGAATCATTTGACAATGaatataatagtaattttttaacccAAGTTCAACTTTTAGCTAAATATGATAATGTTATGAAGCAAGTTTTGAGTATGCCAAATGgatctataaaatatttaagccATCAAATTCAAAATGAAGTCATACATTGCCTTGCAACGCATTTAAAAGCCACTCTTACTGCTGATATTAATAGTTCacctttttattcaattataatGGATACAACACAAGATATTACTAAAAGAGATCAGCTCAGTCAAGTATTTAGAtacctaaaaattattaaaaatgaaaaagatgaaGCCACATCAATTGAAATTAAAGAAGTTTTCTTGGGATTCACGGAAATATATAACCACACTGCTGCTGGACTAcatgaagaaattttaaatctgttagaaaaacatcatataaaattaagtaaCTGCAGGGGTCAAGGTTATGATGGTGCGAACGTCATGAGTGGAATATACAATGGGGTTCAGGccctttttaagaaaaatcaacCCAATGCTATGTAA
- the LOC136083240 gene encoding zinc finger MYM-type protein 1-like: MFDSAKLEAVEIATTWQIPAIFFQKRRKIVERHFDELSTDHRFDSSEEIFRINIFIKILDVVINQLDNRFKGMQEVVQLFSCIHPNKLMVMKKREIISCAEAIQRKYSEDITTEFPLQMVMVKSMLHDEISKISSIRELADLLIVKLSTIAASVPQVITALLLFLTLPVTVASAERSFSKLKIIKNYLRNTIGKERLSDLAIVSIEAKAAGKMEMKNIITDFANMKSRRKVFTI; encoded by the coding sequence ATGTTTGATTCAGCAAAACTTGAAGCGGTAGAAATAGCGACTACGTGGCAGATTCctgcaatattttttcaaaaaagaagaaaaattgtGGAAAGGCATTTTGACGAATTATCTACAGATCACCGTTTTGATAGTAGTGAGGAAATTTTTcgcatcaatatttttataaaaattttggaCGTCGTTATCAATCAACTCGACAATAGATTTAAAGGAATGCAAGAAGTGGTACAATTATTTTCCTGCATCCATCCAAATAAATTAATGGTAATGAAAAAACGTGAGATCATAAGCTGTGCAGAAGCCATTCAGAGAAAATATAGTGAAGATATAACAACTGAATTTCCGCTGCAAATGGTTATGGTAAAGTCAATGCTACACgatgaaatatcaaaaatatcatCTATACGTGAATTGGCTGAccttttaatagtaaaattgtCAACTATAGCTGCAAGCGTTCCACAAGTGATAACAGCATTGTTATTGTTTCTTACATTACCTGTTACTGTTGCATCAGCTGAACGTTCTTTTTcgaaacttaaaataataaaaaattatttacgaaATACCATTGGTAAAGAACGTTTAAGCGACCTTGCAATAGTTTCTATTGAGGCAAAAGCGGCTGGAAAAATGGAAATGAAAAACATCATTACCGATTTTGCCAATATGAAATCAAGGAGGAAAGTTTTCACTATTTAA
- the LOC136083241 gene encoding chitin deacetylase 8-like: protein MAKKIILHSFLISLLHQISANVIRRDILSSSLEQSSESENTFNQSSVVQELPPTIFLDTNTIPSENILPESFSVEKAQLQTSMSEPVMTDTFTAPTQAELIMTNLVLPESLQPASSCNVANCLLPSCRCAGTDIPGGLSKVNTPQMILLTMDDGVTPEKYQLYSELLSGMTNFNGCPIKATFFVSGDNTDYSYVKKLQESGHEIADHSTTHKFPVEWWSKTAALEDLQMEILTQKNTIQQEIGTTTLGWRTPFLASQENTFKVLAENQFLYDSSLGTFPGTRWWPYTLDYLPSLPCYMTNCPKDAYPGVWEIPLVTLQCDESATSFASMLDECTNLETEESTYNMLMTNFRLHYEDSKQPFPMFGHSTWFDNAPYRKDAVKRFINDVRKFNDVYFVTAQQAIQWIKSPVSNDKMPFSCDR from the exons ATGGCGAAGAAAATTATTCTACATtcgtttttaatttctttactaCATCAGATATCTGCCAACGTAATCAGACGAGATATTTTATcat CTTCGCTAGAGCAAAGTTCTGAATCAGAAAACACCTTTAATCAATCATCAGTCGTTCAAGAACTACCGCCGACAATATTTCTTGATACAAACACAATACCTTCAGAGAATATTTTACCAGAAAGTTTTTCAGTCGAAAAGGCTCAGCTGCAAACATCGATGAGCGAACCCGTAATGACAGATACTTTTACTGCGCCGACTCAAGCCGAATTAATCATGACGAACCTAGTTTTACCAGAGTCACTTCAACCAGCATCTAGTTGCAATGTTGCTAACTGTCTTTTACCTTCATGTAGATGCGCGGGAACAGATATACCTGGCGGATTGTCAAAAGTTAACACCCCGCAAATGATCTTATTAACCATGGATGACGGGGTAACACCAGAAAAATACCAGCTTTACAGTGAGTTACTTAGTGGCATGACTAACTTTAATGGCTGTCCAATAAAAGCAACGTTTTTCGTATCCGGTGATAATACCGACTACTCTTACGTCAAGAAATTGCAAGAGAGCG GTCATGAGATAGCAGATCACTCGACGACTCACAAGTTTCCTGTAGAATGGTGGAGTAAAACA GCCGCCTTAGAAGATCTGCAAATGGagattttaacacaaaaaaatactattcaGCAAGAAATTGGAACAACCACACTTGGATGGAGAACTCCGTTTCTTGCTAGCCAGGAAAATACGTTTAAAGTGTTAGCTGAAAACCAGTTTTTGTATGACAGTTCGTTGGGAACCTTTCCGGGTACACGATGGTGGCCATATACGTTGGACTACTTACCTTCATTGCCATGCTACATGACAAACTGTCCAAAAG ATGCGTATCCTGGAGTATGGGAAATCCCGTTGGTTACATTGCAATGCGACGAATCAGCTACATCGTTCGCTTCTATGCTCGATGAATGTACAAATTTAGAAACAGAAGAAAGCACGTATAACATGTTAATGACCAATTTTAGGCTTCACTACGAGGATAGTAAGCAACCGTTTCCCATGTTTGGCCATTCAACTTGGTTTGATAATGCACCTTACCGTAAAGATG ctgtCAAAAGGTTTATAAACGATGTTCGAAAGTTCAACGACGTTTACTTTGTTACTGCCCAACAGGCAATTCAATGGATAAAGTCGCCAGTCAGTAACGATAAAATGCCGTTTTCATGTGACCGATAA